The following are encoded together in the Salvelinus alpinus chromosome 29, SLU_Salpinus.1, whole genome shotgun sequence genome:
- the LOC139558822 gene encoding small ribosomal subunit protein bS6-like isoform X2 has translation MRETAVMESAIQTVVGVFLKSAKGKENLGGNDFQKLVKSQLHNIMTDTDSSEAVKKMQQGLDANQDGKVNFEEYMKLVGYLATSLSVQCTAAVATPAESAAATTETKNAPAPAATEVKEEKAEAEAQPEEAQAETATAVEAPAEAAVEAEKVEEAKKVEEPAPAATEEEKTKEAS, from the exons CGAGAGACAGCAGTCATGGAGTCAGCCATTCAGACGGTAGTGGGTGTCTTCCTGAAATCAGCCAAAGGGAAGGAGAATTTGGGAGGGAATGACTTCCAGAAGCTGGTGAAGAGCCAGCTCCACAACATCATGACG GACACGGACAGCTCCGAGGCGGTGAAGAAAATGCAACAGGGCCTGGACGCTAACCAGGATGGTAAAGTCAACTTCGAGGAGTACATGAAGCTGGTGGGCTACCTAGCAACCTCCCTGAGCGTGCAATGCACCGCTGCCGTGGCGACGCCAGCTGAGAGTGCGGCCGCCACAACAGAGACCAAGAATGCACCGGCACCAGCAGCAACAGAGGTAAAGGAAGAGAAGGCAGAAGCCGAGGCACAGCCAGAGGAGGCACAGGCTGAGACGGCCACAGCTGTAGAGGCACCAGCAGAGGCAGCCGTAGAGGCAGAAAAGGTGGAAGAAGCGAAAAAGGTGGAGGAGCCAGCACCAGCAGCAACCGAGGAGGAGAAGACAAAGGAGGCCTCATAG
- the LOC139558822 gene encoding small ribosomal subunit protein bS6-like isoform X1, whose translation MESAIQTVVGVFLKSAKGKENLGGNDFQKLVKSQLHNIMTDTDSSEAVKKMQQGLDANQDGKVNFEEYMKLVGYLATSLSVQCTAAVATPAESAAATTETKNAPAPAATEVKEEKAEAEAQPEEAQAETATAVEAPAEAAVEAEKVEEAKKVEEPAPAATEEEKTKEAS comes from the exons ATGGAGTCAGCCATTCAGACGGTAGTGGGTGTCTTCCTGAAATCAGCCAAAGGGAAGGAGAATTTGGGAGGGAATGACTTCCAGAAGCTGGTGAAGAGCCAGCTCCACAACATCATGACG GACACGGACAGCTCCGAGGCGGTGAAGAAAATGCAACAGGGCCTGGACGCTAACCAGGATGGTAAAGTCAACTTCGAGGAGTACATGAAGCTGGTGGGCTACCTAGCAACCTCCCTGAGCGTGCAATGCACCGCTGCCGTGGCGACGCCAGCTGAGAGTGCGGCCGCCACAACAGAGACCAAGAATGCACCGGCACCAGCAGCAACAGAGGTAAAGGAAGAGAAGGCAGAAGCCGAGGCACAGCCAGAGGAGGCACAGGCTGAGACGGCCACAGCTGTAGAGGCACCAGCAGAGGCAGCCGTAGAGGCAGAAAAGGTGGAAGAAGCGAAAAAGGTGGAGGAGCCAGCACCAGCAGCAACCGAGGAGGAGAAGACAAAGGAGGCCTCATAG
- the LOC139558825 gene encoding protein S100-A1-like isoform X1, with protein MPDTIMSKEPSSNLENAMQMLIKTFHKYSGKEGDKYTLSRGELRELLTEELGSYLGNARDGEGVEKVMNDLDANSDGEVDFTEFIILMGALTVACNDFFMEYKPEKLVHTPFKTKEATIEEIKE; from the exons ATGCCGGACACAAT TATGTCCAAAGAACCCTCTTCCAACCTGGAGAATGCAATGCAGATGCTGATCAAAACCTTCCACAAGTACTCGGGGAAGGAGGGGGACAAGTACACTCTGAGCCGtggagagctgagagagctgtTAACAGAGGAGCTGGGGAGTTACCTAGGG AATGCCCGGGATGGAGAAGGGGTTGAGAAGGTGATGAATGACCTGGACGCCAACAGTGACGGTGAGGTGGACTTCACAGAGTTCATCATCCTCATGGGAGCCCTGACGGTGGCCTGCAACGACTTCTTCATGGAATATAAGCCCGAGAAACTCGTCCACACACCCTTCAAAACAAAGGAGGCAACGATAGAGGAGATTAAAGAGTGA
- the LOC139558825 gene encoding protein S100-A1-like isoform X2 gives MSKEPSSNLENAMQMLIKTFHKYSGKEGDKYTLSRGELRELLTEELGSYLGNARDGEGVEKVMNDLDANSDGEVDFTEFIILMGALTVACNDFFMEYKPEKLVHTPFKTKEATIEEIKE, from the exons ATGTCCAAAGAACCCTCTTCCAACCTGGAGAATGCAATGCAGATGCTGATCAAAACCTTCCACAAGTACTCGGGGAAGGAGGGGGACAAGTACACTCTGAGCCGtggagagctgagagagctgtTAACAGAGGAGCTGGGGAGTTACCTAGGG AATGCCCGGGATGGAGAAGGGGTTGAGAAGGTGATGAATGACCTGGACGCCAACAGTGACGGTGAGGTGGACTTCACAGAGTTCATCATCCTCATGGGAGCCCTGACGGTGGCCTGCAACGACTTCTTCATGGAATATAAGCCCGAGAAACTCGTCCACACACCCTTCAAAACAAAGGAGGCAACGATAGAGGAGATTAAAGAGTGA